The DNA segment ACAATTTCCCTTGAACAGTTTGACTCGAACAGTCCCGGTCACTTTTTCCTGAGACTTGTCAATCAATGCCTGCAAGGCCTCGCGCTCAGGAGAGAACCAGTACCCATAGTAAACCATTTCAGCATATTTTGGAATCAAGCTATCGCGCAAATGCATCATCTCACGATCCATGCAAATACCTTCAAGATCTCGATGTGCTGCGGCCAGAATAGTCCCACCTGGAGTTTCATACACGCCACGGGATTTCATTCCGACAAAACGATTCTCGACCATATCCACACGCCCGATGCCATGCTTGCCACCCAGTTCATTGAGTTTTGACAGCAGTGCGGCAGGCGAATATTTTACAGAATTGACCGCAATAGGATCACCAGCTTCAAAATCAATGGTGATTTCCTCTGGATCATCCGGACACATTTCTGGCGGAGTGATGTTGCGATAACAATCCGGGCCAGGAGAATTCCACGGGTCTTCCAGTTCACCGCCTTCAAATGAAGTGTGCAGCAAATTGGCATCGATAGACCATGGTTTCTTGCGACTCACCGGAATGGGAATCTCATTTTCCTTGGCAAAATTGATAAGATCTGTGCGAGACTTGAGATCCCATTCACGCCAGGGAGCAATCGTCTTCAATCGAGGATTGAGAGCCATGGTCGCCAGTTCGAAACGAACCTGGTCATTGCCCTTGCCTGTAGCACCGTGAGACACCGCCTGTGCTCCCTCCATTTCAGCGATTTCGACCATACGTTTGGAGATAAGGGGGCGTGCAATGGCTGTCCCCAGCAAGTAACGTCCTTCATACAAGGCATTAGCTCTGAACATGGGAAAAACATAGTCACGCGCAAATTCCTCGCGCATATCCTCGACATAAGCCTTGACTGCGCCAGTTGCCAGCGCTTTTTCCTCAATGCCGTCCATCTCTTCGCCCTGACCAAGATCAGCGGTCATGCAGACGACTTCACAGTTATAATTGTTCTTGATCCACTTCAAAATAATCGAGGTATCCAACCCGCCGGAGTAGGCGAGGACAACTTTATCTATCTTGCTCATTGAAATATCCCTCAGGTCTCTCTAATTAATTCTTATATATCCATTCAAGAATGGCTTTTTGCATATGCAGACGATTTTCGGCCTGATCCCACACAATGGAGTTCGGTCCCTCAAAAACGGATTCAGTCACTTCTTCACCGCAATGAGCAGGCAAACAGTGCATGAATTTGGCATCAGCAGCGCCTTTCGCCATCAAATTCTCATCCACCACAAATCCGGTAAAAGCAGCTTCACGTTTTTTCTGCTCTTCTTCCTGCCCCATGGAGGCCCAGACATCCGTATTGATGTAATGTGCTCCAGTTGCAGCTTCGACAGGATCACGGGTAATGGACACTTTGGCTCCCAAGCCTACGGCTTTGTCCACCACAGCCGGGTCCGGATCATACCCGGCAGGGCAGGCAATGGCCAACTCATAGCCGAAGGTGACGGAACCATTGATAAATGAATGAGCCATATTATTGCCGTCTCCGATCCAGGCTACCTTAAGCTTTGCCAGATCTGGAGTACGTTCATACATGGTTAAGACATCAGCCATGATCTGACAGGGATGGTACTCATCCGTCAGCGCATTAACTACTGGGATATCGCCATATTCGACCAGGGTTTCGAGCTTCTCCTGGCCGAATGTTCGCACTATAAGCCCGTCTGCATAGCGCGACAAAACGCGCGCCGTGTCCCTAAGGGGTTCACTGCGGCCAAGCTGGGAATCCTTGGAAGTAATAAAGACCGGGTCACCACCGAGCTGGCGAACGCCAACCTCGAAAGACACACGGGTCCGCGTGGAAGCCTTTTCAAAGACTAGAAGCAGAGTCTTGCCTGCCAGAAGATCAGTCCGGACCTTGTTGTCCTTCATCTCTTTGGCACGCAAAAGAACCTGCCGGGCCTCATCCCGAGGGATGTCCAGAATGGTCAAAAAGTGCTTGGGCATCGGGTTCTCTCCATTCTTCGATTGCCTATAACTTACGAAAGAGGTGGAGTTTGGCCCATTATCACTTGAAAGTAAAGATTTTTGGACTGTTCAAGTGACGGATTTCAGAGCCAACCATCCCATCATAAAAAGGACTCTCGAACTAAAGTAAAGGCATACAAACGCCCCGCACTGCACCACCTGACATTTTTCTGATCATCCTGCTCCGGAAGTCTCACAGGCTACTCTACGACAGCATACTCAAGCTGGACTCGATCCACAGCAGCATCCGTCATATCATACATACTGTCGCCGTGGTCATATCCTGCCAAATGCAGTGTCCCATGGGCAAGGAGTCGTGCAAGATGAAGGACCGGGGGTTGCCCATAAAGGGATGCCTCACGACCGACAGCATCCACAGACAAGGCCAACTCTCCCAAAAAGACAGGACCCTCTCCTTCCTGCCTAACACCAAGCTCAGGCTCATCGGCTACAGGAAAGCTCAGGACATTGGTCGGTCCGACACACCCCATGAATTCCTTATTGAGACGAGCTATTTCTTGGTCGGCAACCAATTTGATGACCAGGGAACATCCCTCCAACCCGAGAGAATCCAGCAAAATATTCATCAGATCGCCAAGCTCATGCCTGGAAAATGGAAATCGCGGATCAAGCCGCGTTTCATTGACTATGGATATATCGCAGGTCATGTCATTTATCCGTTTTTCTCATGGACATCATACGCACGAACGATACGCCCGACCAAAGGATGACGAATGACATCGTGTTCATCAAATAGGATGAACTGAATCCCCTTGACCCCATCAAGAATGGAACGGGCATTCAGTAACCCCGACTTTGCATGAATCGGAAGGTCGATCTGCGTAACATCGCCTGTAATCACGGCACGAGAACCAAACCCAAGACGTGTCAGAAACATCTTCATTTGCTCTGGCGTAGTATTTTGAGCTTCATCAAGAATAATAAAAGCATCATTCAATGTACGCCCACGCATAAACGCCAAAGGAGCAACTTCGATAACACCTGTCTCAAGATATTCTTCCACCTTGGCAAAATCCAGCATATCATGCAGGGCGTCATACAATGGACGCAAATACGGATTAATCTTCTCCGCAAGATCACCAGGCAGAAATCCAAGCTTCTCACCCGCTTCCACTGCCGGTCTGGTCAGGACAATACGCTTGACCTCGCGCCGCATAAGCGCACCCACAGCCATGGCTACGGCTAAATATGTTTTCCCGGTACCGGCCGGACCTATGCCAAAGGTCATATCCGCCTCACGAATGGCGTCAAGATACTCCCTCTGATTCAACGATTTGGGAGCAACAGTTCTCTTCCCGGAAGTGGCGTAAACATCGCCCTTGAAGACTTCACCGACATCGGCTGAAGGCTGCCTTTCCAATATCCGACAAGCAAAATCCACATCCTGAGGATACAGATTTTTCCCCGCCTTGAGCATCGCATAAAGTTGAGTCAGGACTTGTCCGGCAAGACAGGCCTGATCACCGTTCCCGTCGGCATCACCAGTCACTATGGAAACAGAATTCCCTCTGCTTTCCAACTGGACGCCCAGTCGTTCGGCAAGAAGCTTGAGATGCTGATTCTGTGGTCCAAACAGTTGATTTGCCAACTGCCCATCATCGAATTCGAGCTTGGTGGAAGTCAGTTGAGGTTCCTCCCTCATCCTTTGGTTCTCAGAAACATCCATTTGCACAGCTTGCGCTCCATCAGGTTAGCCAATTCATAAAGAGCTGCACCCATCAGACTCATGCCGATGATCCCCGTAAACATAGTAAGATAATCCATCGCGCCCCAGGCGTCCATAATCATATATCCAAGCCCCCGACTAGTGGCAAACGATTCCACGAAGAACAGAACAGCC comes from the Pseudodesulfovibrio piezophilus C1TLV30 genome and includes:
- a CDS encoding argininosuccinate synthase, producing MSKIDKVVLAYSGGLDTSIILKWIKNNYNCEVVCMTADLGQGEEMDGIEEKALATGAVKAYVEDMREEFARDYVFPMFRANALYEGRYLLGTAIARPLISKRMVEIAEMEGAQAVSHGATGKGNDQVRFELATMALNPRLKTIAPWREWDLKSRTDLINFAKENEIPIPVSRKKPWSIDANLLHTSFEGGELEDPWNSPGPDCYRNITPPEMCPDDPEEITIDFEAGDPIAVNSVKYSPAALLSKLNELGGKHGIGRVDMVENRFVGMKSRGVYETPGGTILAAAHRDLEGICMDREMMHLRDSLIPKYAEMVYYGYWFSPEREALQALIDKSQEKVTGTVRVKLFKGNCVPLGRKSPFSMYQAELATFEEDDIYDQADAEGFIKLVGLRLKGRMQQSKWGGKDTEDSCE
- the argF gene encoding ornithine carbamoyltransferase → MPKHFLTILDIPRDEARQVLLRAKEMKDNKVRTDLLAGKTLLLVFEKASTRTRVSFEVGVRQLGGDPVFITSKDSQLGRSEPLRDTARVLSRYADGLIVRTFGQEKLETLVEYGDIPVVNALTDEYHPCQIMADVLTMYERTPDLAKLKVAWIGDGNNMAHSFINGSVTFGYELAIACPAGYDPDPAVVDKAVGLGAKVSITRDPVEAATGAHYINTDVWASMGQEEEQKKREAAFTGFVVDENLMAKGAADAKFMHCLPAHCGEEVTESVFEGPNSIVWDQAENRLHMQKAILEWIYKN
- the ybeY gene encoding rRNA maturation RNase YbeY; its protein translation is MTCDISIVNETRLDPRFPFSRHELGDLMNILLDSLGLEGCSLVIKLVADQEIARLNKEFMGCVGPTNVLSFPVADEPELGVRQEGEGPVFLGELALSVDAVGREASLYGQPPVLHLARLLAHGTLHLAGYDHGDSMYDMTDAAVDRVQLEYAVVE
- a CDS encoding PhoH family protein: MREEPQLTSTKLEFDDGQLANQLFGPQNQHLKLLAERLGVQLESRGNSVSIVTGDADGNGDQACLAGQVLTQLYAMLKAGKNLYPQDVDFACRILERQPSADVGEVFKGDVYATSGKRTVAPKSLNQREYLDAIREADMTFGIGPAGTGKTYLAVAMAVGALMRREVKRIVLTRPAVEAGEKLGFLPGDLAEKINPYLRPLYDALHDMLDFAKVEEYLETGVIEVAPLAFMRGRTLNDAFIILDEAQNTTPEQMKMFLTRLGFGSRAVITGDVTQIDLPIHAKSGLLNARSILDGVKGIQFILFDEHDVIRHPLVGRIVRAYDVHEKNG